The uncultured Methanobrevibacter sp. genome has a window encoding:
- a CDS encoding DUF4013 domain-containing protein: MEIGKIVTNSLKYPFRNIKKLPILFILFILVAFVPIGIISDNRYVLILGFIAFFAFILIVPGYLFSMVRIGLNESAMFPSMDFGNTIMDSIRMIALRMVYMIVPAIVFFIAFSAVGMSAVDMIRDFKLPSLIFSVIVIILFVLFVYIVFEVLLFFAKARLAYLNSLSEAVKVHKVMSDIKNLGIINILKWLILMAVVMIAASFISSWVMSIPYVGLLIYIGIVIPILESIGNYSLGLLYSNIALNSNDMSRVALDYKKY; the protein is encoded by the coding sequence ATGGAAATAGGCAAAATAGTGACAAATTCATTAAAGTATCCTTTTAGAAATATCAAGAAATTACCTATTCTGTTTATTCTGTTTATTTTAGTTGCCTTTGTTCCGATTGGCATAATATCTGATAACCGTTATGTTTTAATTTTAGGGTTCATTGCATTTTTTGCATTTATTCTGATTGTGCCGGGCTATCTCTTTTCAATGGTTAGGATAGGATTAAACGAATCCGCCATGTTTCCCTCAATGGATTTTGGAAATACAATAATGGATTCCATTCGTATGATTGCTCTTAGAATGGTATATATGATTGTTCCGGCTATAGTATTTTTCATTGCTTTTTCTGCAGTGGGCATGTCTGCTGTTGATATGATAAGGGACTTTAAACTGCCTTCTTTAATATTTTCCGTGATTGTAATTATCCTTTTTGTCCTGTTTGTCTACATTGTATTTGAAGTGCTTCTCTTTTTTGCTAAAGCAAGACTGGCTTACCTGAATAGCCTAAGTGAAGCCGTAAAAGTTCATAAGGTAATGAGTGATATTAAAAATTTAGGGATTATCAATATACTCAAATGGCTGATACTAATGGCTGTAGTGATGATTGCAGCTTCTTTTATATCATCATGGGTTATGTCAATTCCGTATGTCGGACTTTTAATTTATATTGGAATTGTAATTCCGATACTGGAAAGTATAGGCAATTATTCCCTGGGACTTCTGTATTCAAATATTGCTTTAAACAGTAATGATATGTCCAGAGTTGCATTGGATTATAAAAAATATTAA
- a CDS encoding thermonuclease family protein, with protein sequence MSFNKKHIVSLLVILLIAISALSIASAYTGTGFSHNIPSTKYSDMSASDILSKYSDTECHVEESAVCTQVVDGDTIYLDNGDKIRFVGVNTPERGVEGYITSKNFVQKLCLGKTVGIDIDDSKHSDKYGRTLGVVIVDGKNVNEMLLKEGLAEIMYMPPSEFYPYNWANADTHVADTHSTSSSSSSSYDSGDSSSSASSGSGSYVGNANTGKFHKASCSSVSKMSEGNKVFFSSRNQAVDQGYVPCKLCNP encoded by the coding sequence ATGTCATTTAACAAAAAACACATCGTTTCACTACTTGTGATTTTACTGATAGCTATATCAGCGCTTTCCATTGCTAGCGCATACACAGGTACCGGATTTTCACATAACATTCCAAGTACCAAATATTCAGACATGTCAGCATCAGACATACTGAGCAAATACAGCGATACAGAATGCCATGTTGAAGAAAGTGCAGTGTGCACACAGGTTGTTGACGGAGATACAATCTATCTGGACAATGGAGATAAGATACGTTTCGTAGGAGTCAATACTCCCGAAAGAGGTGTTGAAGGATACATTACATCCAAAAACTTCGTGCAGAAATTATGTCTCGGAAAAACAGTAGGTATCGATATTGACGATTCAAAGCACTCAGACAAATACGGCAGAACATTGGGAGTCGTTATTGTTGACGGTAAAAATGTCAATGAAATGCTTTTAAAAGAAGGACTTGCTGAGATAATGTACATGCCCCCAAGTGAATTTTATCCTTACAACTGGGCAAACGCAGACACCCATGTAGCTGATACTCACAGCACATCTTCATCTTCAAGCTCCTCATATGATTCCGGCGATTCATCATCTTCCGCATCATCAGGATCAGGAAGTTATGTGGGAAATGCAAATACCGGAAAATTCCATAAGGCAAGCTGCAGCAGTGTCAGTAAAATGTCAGAAGGAAACAAAGTATTTTTCTCATCAAGAAATCAAGCTGTAGATCAAGGATATGTACCCTGCAAGTTGTGCAATCCTTAA